The DNA region ACCTTCTTGCATTTAACTCaagtattttatatttgcttGTGAAGTAGCACCTGTGTATTGGTGGCATAACTCAGTTATTTCTGTATCTGaacatttgtggtttttgttgatTTCCAGTTGGCTTCAGTGACTGCACGGACCGCACCAGATTTCTTTTCACCACAGATGACAGCCGCTTTGTGGTCCAAACAGATGGTGTAATAACAGTGAGTGACACGGATATTCAGTCCATGTTTACATGAAGATCCTTACAGGTGCACAAGTtacaaaatgttacatatttGAGTTTCAGTACTGATGCAAAAGTATAGACTGATGTACAGCTTCAGGGtagttttaataataacaacaagAACActaatattgcatttttttcccatcatgCCTTTCTTAAGCCATCTTTCATTTGCTTGCTGAAATATGCATAcccattaaacattttctaattttggttggttggaacctcaaaacaaagtattttagggagtaaagtaaaaatgattaataattaattgaaatacTGCATGGTTTTCAGTTCTGAACTGTGTGGTATGCTCTTGTATTAATACcactaaataaaaccaaatcctATCAaccaaaaaatacaataaaactgaagaatgAAGTTTTCTGCTCATGGATTTCAAAATTCCATTTGTAGACATGCTTTCAACAGCACCCACACACTCTAATAACTCCGCCTCTTACAGAGTGCATTCAATGATGGCACAGAGCACCTCCATCTTCAGCACTTTTTATGGACATTAAGATTTTCTCCATTGCCAACTTTGCTGTGTCAGTATTTCTTCTGAATGTAGAAGCTCAATGCTGCCCCCAGGGGTTACAACACCTAACaatcattattaaaatgtaGTTCTCTAAAAGGTGCAGAAGTTGGCCTTAACAATAAGACGTCTGTGTGAAAACTCTCCAAAAAGGCTACTACAGtcagaaaaacctttaaaaaataaataataataataataataataataatatttgacGGCTACAACATGCTGACAgttatctgaaatatttgtggATTTAGTTTAGCTAAATCTGAACATCTTAATAAGGTGATGTCATGCTGGCATGGGTAGGTGTTGCTAAAATTACAATGCtaagtaaatttttaaaagaaatattttaaaacaatcctTCTTGTGAGGCTGCTTGTCACAAGCTCGATGAAAGTAGATTTAATTAGATTTGATTCACAGTAGATTTAAGACCATCTTCCCGAAGTCCTAGTTTTCAAACCCTCTTCTGACATCAAGCTGTGCTGAAGTTACTGTGATCTTTCTACTCCAGGTAAAGAGACAAGTTGTCCTTCATGAGGGTCACCGGGACTTCTTCATCCACTCCTGGGACTCACAGGGTCAGAAGTTGACTGTACCCGCCATGATACTGCATGATGGACATAATCATGGGAATGACCATCCAAATACCGAGCGTCACCACAACATCCAGCTTCATCATCAGATTGAGATGGACTCTGCCACTAAACAGGTAGGGAAGGCATAGACGTGGTATGATATGGGttagaaaagtttttgtttaagcatgcagggtttcctccagaaaacttgctaagccctgTGGTCAGGGGGCCAAGgtgttttttgtattaaaagatgttaaagtATTCATCCCCTCAATGTTTTccccttttgttgcttttgcaaATCAGTCATGACaacatattttgacttttttggcAAAACTCCATTAAATGTCGaagtaaaaactgatttctacaaaatcaccaaaaaacGCCCAACCACCCGGCTTggcaagttttctggggaaaaccctGAAGTGATTGCTTATATATTCATCTGCTTTAAAGTGACTAGCCCAATTCAATTGGTGCTGACCTGAGCTCAGTGAAATCCTGGAAGACAGTTAGTTTTCATCTGCCAGAGAACTTTGTTTTCAAGACACCCCTTAACTTTTTGCCCCTTAACTTTTATTTGGTCATGCTTTATGAACAAACTGGCCAAGTTTAAAACTGATTGATTTAAATTCCTAGGAGGAGTTTGATCAAATGTGGAGTCTATTAATGGTGAAAATGGGATCAAAGTCATAATCCAAAATGGATTGAAGTGGATCAAATTTTCTACCTCAACAGTAAATATTAAGGCTCAGGGTGTTTTGAAAGTTGCAGAGTGGTGCAGTTGAGCCGTTTCTGTTACAATTTTTGTGACAATGTTAAAATGTGGACATTTTATGCAGCTCTAATGCATCCACCAAGTCTGGTGAGTTTTCAGATGTTTAGGCCTCCAAAAAGCCAAATTGTTTAAACTGAAccataataaaaacagagattaCAATAGGCCGACACAGCGCTTCACTGATCAGgcctaaatataaaacatccaagGAGGTGAATACTCTTTGTGGGCTCTGTACTTATGTAACCCTCACACTACCAAGGAGCTGTGTTGTGTTGAACAAATGCTTTTGAAAGCAGAGACgtttttctgtgaaacactGACACTTTGTGgctgtatttaacattttctgcttccatGCTTTTCTTGTACTGTTCATGTCCCACATGTCTTTTTGTGACTAGTTAATTTGAACTTCTGGCCCAGAGAAAATTTATATTAAGAGCTTCATGTCAGACGGCAACTTTGTGTTAAATTTCAAGTCGGGATGCATTTGTCTTTCTGATTGTTTATTTACtgattagaaaatatttgtttccttAGGATCCTCCACAGGTTCCCATTCTCTATTTCCCAAAATCTAATCCAGgactgaagaggaggaagagataCTGCATGTTTATCCCTCCTTTTAGTGTTCCTGAGAATTTCAGAGGACCTTATCCCCGGTTTCTTGCTCGGGTAAGAGACATTAAAATTAATGGATAATTCAGTGTAATTTATGTGGTCTTTCAATTATACCTTGTATTTTAAGATGTATTCctcctttattttttgtgctttgtttaATTGCATCTGAATATAACCTTGGTCTGTGTTGTACAGTTTCGCTCTCGTGAagataaaaagatgaagatCTATCACAGCATCACTGGTCCTGGAGCTGATCAGCCTCCTATTGATCTTTTCGTCATGGATAGAGACACTGGTCATCTGTATGTCACACAGGAACTGGACAGAGAAAAAGTGGACAAGTACATGGTCAGTGTTTTCTCCCGTACCTTCAGCTTGATGCTTTTCTATTCACTGTTAAAGATGAAATTTTGAAGAAAGTTGAGACAAAAATTCTGAAGcaattattaaatgttaaattattcaatattttatctttaacagatttttaacttttatctctttaaaagttgagataaaaaaatttctagaaCAATTatcaactttacaaaaaaatactcaaataaaACTGGTGATCTTTGTTTAAATATACTGAGTATAGTTTatgaaatgggaaaaataaaatatacctTTTCTTGCAACATAAAATGAGAGACCATATTATTCTAATATGTTGAAATTGTCATTCTTACAGCTTAATGTCCATGCTGAGTCAGCTGGAGGTGATGCAGAGGATCCTATGGAAATCATAATCATTGTAATTGACCAGAATGACAACAAACCTGTTTTCAATCAGTCTATCTACAAGGGAGAAGTTCCAGAGGCCTCAGGAAAAAGTAAAGTCCCAGGATTCAGATACTGAAcatccaaaaagaaaatgttttactttttacaagtTGTAAATATGCTTGGAACCTTTgaacaattttaacaaaaaattggTGCATATAAAGGGGCCTATTATTCAAAAATTAgcttttgtatttccatttggaaccgtttctaaaaacagtccaGACCATCATAGAGCTGCTCATAAAGGAGGAACAATTCTGAAACATGAACGTCACCAGGAACATGTTAAGTTTTGAAGTGGGATGGCAAACAAAGCTAATGGCAGCACGTCACTTTGAAGAACAAACGGCAATAAAGAGGAAACGGTTCAGTTGTGGTCAGCTTTCTGGTGGATCTGCAGTTTTGTGCCGACTGTATGAAACATCGGAAATACACAATTTTAGCTTGTGAtgtaaattttacttttccttttggattaaaaaaaataataataataaagttcatAGTTGAGTTCTAATTAGCCTCCTCCCCCAACACCCTCCTTTGCCTCCCAGATCTACGGGAaggaaaaacatgttgaaatccCATCATGTTCAATTTTACATGCTCAATATCAGCTGGTTGTGTTTCCTGCAATAAAGCAATTTGGGCTTTGTCTCTTTTAAATTTAGATGAGGCTTCCCACCTTTTTACTGGACTATGTAAACCATTTATGTTGTTagacatctattttttttatcaacctGCTActcatttaaattatatttcttagTTATAACATACAGTTTAATGGGTTTCCTGCTCACCCTTGTAAACAtagaacatataaaaaaagtcaacatCAAGAACAAATTGTTTGGAAGTGGCGAGTTTCTTAGTTCAGCTTACCTTCACTGTTAAATCTTAATAGGTGCTGCTCTCACTGTTGTTCATTGTTTCATCTTGATTAGGTTTTCAGGTGCTTCGGGTTGTGGCCACAGATGCTGATCAGCCATTTACTGAAAACTCTGATATCAGGTACCGTATAATGAGTCAGAAGCCAGAGGAGCCCAATCCCAACATGTTTATCATCAATCCAGCAACTGGAGTCATCAGAGTCAACGAGCCTGGACTGGACCGAGAGGTGAGAATACTGACAGTTTTTGCCCGTCTGACTAAAATCAAAATTGGGTTACctttaaaaagctgattttctACAGTTCAGTGATGATGAACTAAAAGTGTCTTGTTTAATTAAAGTCATCATTTCATTCAACAGAAAGTCCCAAAGTATGAACTGGAAGTACAGGTAGCTGACATGAAGGGAGAAGGTTTGACTGGATTTACCAAAGTGATTATCAAAGTGACGGACAGCAACGATCACGCTCCAGTCTTTAGACAGCCCACAGTAAGTACAACACAtgacttttaaaagatttttaaacatgttgttTAAACAGGCTTTGTTTGAACGTCTCCATTTATAAATTAGTTGCACTTAAAacttgattattattatttttttttaaataaagagaaCCACCTTACagatataaagttttttttatatttttaaaatattttttcaattttatctAAAAAGATCTTGTTTGATGGaggaaaaacccaaaatattcaatatttttcaaaaataaacagcaaaattgAATCTTTTTGATGTGGATGTTCCAGCCTTGACTGCATCAAAAATTAATAACGATATTGATGTTTGCGCATTATTTTTGGAGTAATGAGAGTTAAAACTGACACTCTGTACATTCATGACCTAAAACGGTACATCTTTcaaaagtgcaataaaaattcagtatattgtttttactttccaTGCATTAAATCTTTTCAATAACTTAAGATCTATCCGGCGGTAGAGATATGAGggttttctaatttttaaaatattttctatggTTTCTCTTATCTTGTAGAAATTTTTAATAATCGAGTACTCTATAGAATAGTTTCACAATTATCTGAGGAAtctgatctctctctctctgcaccaTTCCTACCGTTCAGTCCAAAACCCTGATGCCAGAAAAGCTGTCATAGTCCAACCATCGCACCACAAAGTTTAACAGTCGTTATTTGTCTCCCAAACCCTGACAAAACGTTGCAAAATTTGACAGCATGCTACAAGCACTTCACAACAACTGTAAGGACAAGTTGTGTAGATAACTATGTATATATGTACGCAAATGTACTGCCCACCACAAATAGTCATCCGGGTGGAACACTGTGcacaacataataaaacataatttaacgaagcttcgaggcagataaattttaataactgaGACACTCTAATCATTCGaggaattgtttcagccctagttTTATACCTGTTTTGTTATATAAAGCACTTTTATCTGCCTCATTGCCGCTATACAGATAAACGTAACTTTTTGTCCAGAAAatttttttgaactttttttttttttgaaggagcaaaaaacaaaatatgcagtATTTTTAACATGTAGACACCAAACCTGCTCCTTCTCACCAAAATCATTCCGTATATTTACTGATGACCTCCCCTGTAGGTCTGAGAAGTGCAGGATTAGCTGCAGGAAGTCTGTAAAGAGAGATGAATGTAGTCAAAGGCCTGCAGATTCTGGCAAGAGAGAAATCCTGGAgttaaaatgaggaaaaaggtATGACAGAGCCATATGTGGAAGGCCCTgattttcctgtcttttttttttcttcatgaagATTTCCCATCATCCAttgcttcttcctcctctcagcTGCAAAGTCCTCCTTTGCCAAGCTGCAATTCCTGCCCCTCATATGAATTTTGACTTCTGCTTATATTTACATCAGacatcctcttcatcctcagaCTTGTAATCTGGTAAAATCATCTCCATGGAGTTCTCTAGTCATGGTTGTCTTTTAGAGAAATTACCAGCAAAATGACCTAACTGAAGATGCACCTGCATAAACAGGCTGttcctctaaaataaaaaactcaattAATTTAAGGGGTGGCGCCTGTGATAATACCAGGGAGGTCATCACAAGTGTTTCTGGTGTTTTGAAGGCAGAATCTTGGATTAGTTTGGTTTTCATTGAAAAGTTCTTTTAAAATCCTACAATAACTGTCCACTGAAAACATGTGGTTATAATAGTAGTAATCAATGGGACCAAAATGGGACAGAAGGTTTTAAGTATACACAAAGTGCTCATCTTTTGTTCTGCATGCTTTATAATCAAAGGgacaatcatttttttaaaagtcttggCCAAGTTTCATAGAATTAACCTTTAGTCCAACTGAGATGTTGAGAATCAAAAAAAGCATTATAGCAGGATTTCCCATTGTGGTCAGCCAAGAATCCCCAAGGGTTAAAGGACAAGTTGTGTAGATAACAATGTATATATGTGTGAagataaatttgaatttgttgtgGTGAGCaaccttaaaatgtcttctgtcTCTTCTCAGTATAACGCTACAGTTGAAGAGAACAAAGTAGACGCTCTAATTGTTAAGATGTTGGTGACGGACAATGATGAGCCTCATACCATGGCCTGGAATGCAAAGTTCAAAATCATTGATGGAGATCCAGGAAATCTGTTTACTGTGGTAAcaggaacaaacaaacaagaaggaaTCATCACCACTGCTAAGGTAGGAGGAACGGCAGGTTCTGACTGTTGGACCAAATGTAACTATTTCAGagtagtttgttttaaaacaaaattcagttACATTTATAACCTGAAGTTCAGCCTGAACTGTTCATGTCTGAGTTAACACTAAACCTTTCTTCCACTAAACCAGGGTCTGGACTTTGAGAGAGCCAGTAAGCACACTCTACTGGTCACAGTGGAGAATGAGGCTCCTTTTGCTGTCCCATTGGTCACTTCCACTGCTACAGTGGTGGTGACCGTGGTGGATGTCAATGAACCTCCCATCTTTGATCCAGAACAGAAGAATGTTTCCAGACGTGAGGATCTTGCTGTGAACAGCACTGTGGTGCGGTACACAGCTTCTGATCCAGACACTGGACGCAAACAGAAAGTCATGTAAGAAACCTGGAAATCCTTCAACTTGAAGAGTcacatgcatattttaaatttatgttgtaGATAAGTAATTGCTTTTCTTGGTCATACTGCTTGCAAAGTTCTGCTTTGtgttatttatattcatttttgtCCTTGATGTTCAGGTATAACATACTCAATGACCCAGCCGGCTGGCTTGTCATTAATAAGGAGACTGGTGAGATAAAagtgagaaacaaaatggaCAGAGAATCTCCACTTGTCAAGGAGGAGAAATACACAGCATTGATTGGTGCATATGATGATGATGGTAGGTGTGAGGATTAACTGTCTTAATGGTTTTGGAGGAATTCTTTATGAATCACTGCAAgttaaaaggaatttaatttaatggttTGATCTTTTCAAAACTGTCAAGCTTGCCTTGTAAAGAGCTCGTTAGAATATTATCATTTGTAGCAGTTCTGAatttctcaaacttttcttGGAGAGATTTTTGACTCCTTCCTCAGTAGATCATTGAGGGTGTCACCAGGACTATTCATACTTCTACTTTTTATCTTCCATGTCTCCAGATCAGTTCCCAGCTACAGGAACTGGAACTCTGATCATTACGCTTGAGGACGTCAATGACAACCCCCCCTCTGTTGAAGATCGTTTAATTAAAGTACGTACCCTCCACCCAACCAGGTCCAgataatttatgttttgcacCTACCTATTCAGGAGCTTTAGAGTTATAGTTTGACTTAATTTTCAATTGTTGAatagaaaattacaaatttactgtaGCATAATTCCATCAgtgttttaaattcattttgtttccacagGTGTGTAACAAGAAGCCAGCTCCTCAGCTGCTAACTGTAACAGATAAAGATGGACCACGCTTTACTTTCCCATACAGAGTCGAGTTACAGGACTCTGCTAAAACTAACTGGACCGCTAGGATGAACGACAACAGTATGTAAACTAGGAATGACTGATATGAACTAACAATTATATCACagtattttgttgctgtttctgcAGTAATGATGATGTAAATGATTCTAAAGGCCTGTTGAATTGTCTGTTTATCTGGGAGACAGCTGACCGACCCAAAGTTACCGCTGCAAATAAAACCTGCCTacagtaaaatagaaatattgcttaaaatcaactgaataaaacaaatctaaatgtttgtgGTGGAAATGGAATAAGGCTTGATGAAAAGAAACttgtattgataaaaaaaataggcaATGTAggaattaggtttttttttttttttttagagtgtgtttattgtatatttttctatttcagaaactgttatTATTCTGACTTTGACACGTGAGCTGGAGAGTGGAACTTACAAGGTGGGCATGACGGTTACAGACAACCATGGCGAGTCTCAGGTCAGCACAATCGAAGCTGAAGTGTGTGACTGCACTGGAGAAGACGTGATCTGCCAACAGAAAGTTATTGCTGGCTCCAGCATGCCAGTCATCCTGGGAATACTCGGTGGCGTCCTCCTGCTACTTAGTGAGTCTAagaattttccacatttctagATGAATATGGGTTCTCAAAGAAAGTTGGTCTGAAGAAAAATTGCTAATGGTTTTGATCTGTCCAGTCTCTAAATGTCAAAGTTCAACTGTGGATTAACTAAAAGAATAATTTACTACTTGAAGAGAGTCATGTCAGAAATTTTCACTCTGAAAGTGACATGAGCTGCTTTAGTCTGGATTAGTTTTTCTGTCTGGATGCTGGCCACCCTCAGACTTGACTGGAGTAGATTGTATTTTGTCATCTGTGCAGACTTGATGAGATCACCCAGGACATATTCTGGCTGTGTCATTCATCTCCTTTTCCAGTGTTTATCTAAAAACACAGTCGCTCCATAGTGGTCACCTTCCAGCTCCATGGgattattttgttcttgaaaTGAGAAATCATGTCAACTTTATGCTCTTTCAGTGCTggtcctgctgctgctactgttggcaaataaaaacaagccaaaGAAGGAACAACCTTTGCTCCTAGATAACGACACCAGACGACATCTTTTTTTATAATGAGGAGGGAGGCGGAGAGGAGGACCAGGTAAATGCTGCTTATATAATCAAGATTTATACTCTGGAACATTGTTTACATGTACcgtaatattttttacatagtGCAGATGGCTATAACATGAAAACGTATTTAAATCTTACTTTACTCTCAACAAGCTCTTCTGGAGGTTTAATCCACTGACTGTTTTCATGACTTGTAATCTAACAGGAAgctttattttgcattattctCCATTAGGATTACTTTGATCTGGGTGTTCTCCACCGTGGTTTGGACAACCGTCCCCATGTGTTCAGGGATGAAGTGGCTCCAGTTTTTCAGTCACGGCCTGTTGTGTACAAACCTCGGCCCGCCAACCCAGAAGATATCGGCGGCTTCATTGATGATGTGAGTTCAGAACACCACTAAAGAACTTACTTCTGTTGGAAAATAAGCCTATAAGCATTATAACATATTTCACTCTACGACACAGAACCTAAAGGCGGCAGATAACGACCCGACTGCTCCCCCCTACGACTCCCTGCTGGTGTTTGATTATGAAGGAGGCGGTTCTGAAGCTGGAAGCATTTCGTCTCTGAACTCCTCAAGCGATGGAGACCAGGACTATGACTGCATCAGCGACTGGGGGCCTCGCTTCAAGAAACTGGCCGACATGTACGGAGGAGGAGATGATGACATGATGTAAATGTACTGAGGAAAAGCAGCTGCATGAATTTAAGTGTGCTGAAGTAATGACATCAGTGAGATGTTAGTTTGGGAATTTTAGTTCATGCCCATTGGCGGTTGAGCCACTGCAGAGTTTGGTTTTATGAGATTTCCCCATTAGAGAAGtttttgagcctttttttttaggctggccaaaaatgttttatttgtagcttATGGGTTTAGTGGTCTCATACACTGAAAGATTTGCAGTTTCActggttaaagaaaaactagTGTGAAGCTGGTAAAATAAGgtactttttatctttttttatatttttgtttcaaggATAGattagaaacatttcagaaatcaTATGAAATCCTGCTAGCCAGACAAAGGCGAGTCAACCTCTGGACTACATTTGAGTTGATAATAAATGCTTCTTGTACTGCTTTACTAAATCTTGATGCAATAATGTCTGATGTCTGGTAAGAggttaaatgtaatgtttcactttttatatatatatataaagttataCATTTTAGATTTGTGTGGTGTTGTCTTTTCTAGAATAgtaattctttatttattgcaaCAGTCTAATGGTTggaacatgatttattttaataatgttcattaaaaatcCCTGTAGAACGACTTTTTCTGAAAGAATGGCTTTGATTGCAGTCAAAGCCCCATGACTAATGATGGCAAGCTGAGAACTGTGGAAGGTTCCCAAAGAAATTACCGGAAAACTGCATTGCAGCCATGGCTTTGATATCAGCATGTGACTCTATGCATCAATACTGTATGTAAAGTGCTTTGGGGTTTTATACAAGTCgacttgtgcgtaaaatatggCGCCGCAGAGTTTTTGTGCGTATGCATGTTTTATACACGAGGCCCCTTGTCCTGTATCAACCTGGCAGACCATTCAGgttttctccattttcagaaccagaaccaaacatggagaaacagcattcagtttttatgctcctttaatctgcagaaaacagcaaaactgctgaaaaaccaagttcctttaaatcaagtcTAAAAACCCACTTGCTTAACGTTGCCTTTGACTGTTCTGAGAAACATAGACCAACTTTTCCTTTATTATACCACTGCAGTGTATACtccctttaatgttttcatcagaTAGCACTTTGAATCGTCTTATTTCTGAAATGGGATAAACTTGCCTTGGGGAAAGTTAATAATGGTATTCTTATGATCTCAGACAATTGATTTGTGTCTTCAACTATCTGAAATGTCGGTAGCCGGGACAGTGTTGTGCCTTTGGCTTTGTTTAGCTCAACCGACTGTTACGACTGGGGTCGTTTGACCTAATTATGTACCTGAGTgtgcaggtgtttttttttcttatttgattggTGCCTGGAGGACGACGGGGGACGTCCGATTGGTCGCTTCCTGAAGAGGATGGATCCTTTATGTTGCGATCTGGCCTCGCCTAGACGGGTCGTAACATAAATTGGGGGCTCGTTCTTTCGAACCCCTCCCAATTTTGAAATGGGATTTTGTTCCGTGTCTTCTCTCGTTTTATTTGGTAAGTGTTCATTGTTCTGATTGGCGGTTTTATTATTTGCACGGGGAATTATGGAGAAGGGATTTTCCCTCGATTTTGTAAATTCACCTTCTTGGCAAAAATTTGATAAATGTAGCAAAGCGGACTTGTTTATTGTGGCTGACCATTATGATGTTGAGGTGTCTTCCAGTGCTCGAAAATCGGAACTGAAGGAAACGCTGTGTGAAAAACTGGTGGAGAGAGGTGTGTTGCAAACGGCTGCAGTGAAGGAAGACGGAGAAGCCGCTCTTGGAGCGGTTGGTGACGCAGCACTGGCTGATGTGCCTGCTGCATTGTCAGAGATCAAACAAGGCTCTAAACCTCTTGAAGGTATGTCATCTGAGGATTTGCGTCTCACACT from Gambusia affinis linkage group LG13, SWU_Gaff_1.0, whole genome shotgun sequence includes:
- the LOC122842040 gene encoding LOW QUALITY PROTEIN: B-cadherin-like (The sequence of the model RefSeq protein was modified relative to this genomic sequence to represent the inferred CDS: inserted 2 bases in 1 codon) — protein: MGTAWFAVLGVLFVIFQAAAAEESSCVPGFESELLIFKVTRKHLKQGTRLGKVGFSDCTDRTRFLFTTDDSRFVVQTDGVITVKRQVVLHEGHRDFFIHSWDSQGQKLTVPAMILHDGHNHGNDHPNTERHHNIQLHHQIEMDSATKQDPPQVPILYFPKSNPGLKRRKRYCMFIPPFSVPENFRGPYPRFLARFRSREDKKMKIYHSITGPGADQPPIDLFVMDRDTGHLYVTQELDREKVDKYMLNVHAESAGGDAEDPMEIIIIVIDQNDNKPVFNQSIYKGEVPEASGKSFQVLRVVATDADQPFTENSDIRYRIMSQKPEEPNPNMFIINPATGVIRVNEPGLDREKVPKYELEVQVADMKGEGLTGFTKVIIKVTDSNDHAPVFRQPTYNATVEENKVDALIVKMLVTDNDEPHTMAWNAKFKIIDGDPGNLFTVVTGTNKQEGIITTAKGLDFERASKHTLLVTVENEAPFAVPLVTSTATVVVTVVDVNEPPIFDPEQKNVSRREDLAVNSTVVRYTASDPDTGRKQKVMYNILNDPAGWLVINKETGEIKVRNKMDRESPLVKEEKYTALIGAYDDDDQFPATGTGTLIITLEDVNDNPPSVEDRLIKVCNKKPAPQLLTVTDKDGPRFTFPYRVELQDSAKTNWTARMNDNKTVIILTLTRELESGTYKVGMTVTDNHGESQVSTIEAEVCDCTGEDVICQQKVIAGSSMPVILGILGGVLLLLMLVLLLLLLANKNKPKKEQPLLLDNDTXDDIFFYNEEGGGEEDQDYFDLGVLHRGLDNRPHVFRDEVAPVFQSRPVVYKPRPANPEDIGGFIDDNLKAADNDPTAPPYDSLLVFDYEGGGSEAGSISSLNSSSDGDQDYDCISDWGPRFKKLADMYGGGDDDMM